The Methanocellales archaeon nucleotide sequence TTCTTAGGCGAGAATATATTGATAATAAAAAATCCGCTATAAAGATGGGTGCGATTTTAGGTGTGGGTTCAAGCACTATCCGAAATTGGTTAAAAGAAGCCGGAATAAAAAGAAGAGGTCTAAGTGAGGCAAGGTTTGCACATTTTGACAAAGAAGTTGAAAAGCCCTCGGATGAGCAGTTACGCAAATGGTATGTTGACGAGAAGAAGTCTACGCCTGAGATTGGAAAAATCCTAGGTGTTAATGGTAGCACAATTGTAGACTGGTTAAAAGAAGCGGGAATAAAAAGAAGAGACCAAAGAGATGCTAGGTTTTTATCCGTGGGTAAAGAGATCATAAAACCTTCAAATGACCAGTTACGTAGATGGTACATCGATGAAGGTAAATCTACATATGAAATAGGCAAAGATTTGGGTGTTAATTGGGCTACTGCCTTGAATTGGTTAAAAGAAGCTGGCATACCGATAAGACATGATTATTATGAGATGCATGGTTATGATTTTGAAAAACCCTCAACAGATCAACTACGTAAGTGGTATGTTGCTGATAAAAAATCAACTATGGAGGTAGCTGAAATTGTAGGAGTGAGTTTTGGGACTGTTTCGAATTGGTTGAAAGAAGCCAACATACCAATAAGGGATCAAAGCGAGGCTAAATTTGTGCAGTATGGTAAAGAAATCCAAAAACCAGCAGATGAATTATTACGTAGGTGGTACATCGATGAGAGAGAATCAACATATGAAATTGCAGAAATTATCGGCGTCAGTAGGTCAACTGTCTCACATTGGTTAGAGGGTGCTGGGGTACAGAGAAGAGACGATAGAGAGCAGGTATTCGCTTATTATGGTAAAGAAGTTGAAAAACCCTCAGATGAACAGTTACGCAAATGGTATGTTGACGAGAAGAAATCTTCCACTGAGATAGCTGAGATTATAGGTGTTAGTCATAATGCCATACTCCGTTGGTTAGATCGAGCTGAAATATCAAGAAGAGAAGTCCTATATGGTTATAAAGAATGGTTACAGTGCGCAGATGGACATGAAGTTAGAAGTGGGTATGAGAGAAGGGTGGATGATTGGTTGTACTTCAATGGGGTTGCACATGATTATAATGAAGAACTGCCTGGGGATAGGAAATATAAATGTGATTTTAAGGTGGAAGACTGGTATATCGAAGTGTGGGGTTTAATAGGAATAGGTTCCTACGATGAGAAAACAGAGAGAAAGATCAATTATTATGAGAAACATGGCTTAAAACGAATAGACATTTTTCATTATGATTTTGACACAAACGATTGGATGAAGAAGTTAGAGCCATTATTAGAATTTTCAAATCCTGAGGAAAGGGTACAACGTTTTCTTAAAGATTTTGATCCGATCAATAAATAACGATATCTCATTTACCCTTTTGATCAATCAAGGATTGATATATTTCATCTATCAAATCTTCAATTTCAATGTCTCTTTCCTTCGCTACTAATAATGCAGAAATCTCTATTCCAACCATATTAGCCAGGCTTTCTTGTTTTTTGTTTACCAGAGCTATGGCTTCTTTTCTACTTAACCCTGTAACCATAATCCTCTCTATGGCGCGCTCAAAGACGGACTGTTCTCTCTTTAGGTCAGGTCTGAAGCCCAGCGGAATCTCGATTGTTTTAAAGTCAAAGGTAGGGCTTATCTCATCATCTTCTGTGGATACTAACCCATCTTTCTTTGCTTTGTTGAGAACTTCTTTTGCCTGTTCTGGCGAGAACCAACCCAGATCAAGGGAAAGCGCAAATATGAACTCAGAGGTTGTGAGGGCGTTTTTCCCCCTCTTCCTGAAGGGCATGGCAACCGTTTGCATCATATCGGTCATGATATCACACTCAATTAGGATCTTGAAATAAAATACCTGGTGCTCAGTAGCTACCCAACTCTTTCTGGAATATATTATAAGTGCGATCATCGATGAGGGTGAAAATGATGGTTTTAATCCCAGTGTCAATATTGGAATAATCGATTGCAGTTTGAATCATAATCTTTGCGCACTTATCCTTGGGGTAGCCAAACGCTCCCGTGCTTATGGCAGGGAACGCGATACTTTTTACATTATATTCATCTGCCAGCCTAAGGCTGTTTAATGTTGCATTCTTTAGTTTTTCATCTTCCTCCCCCTCACCCATTTGGGGTCCGACGGCATGAATGACGTACTTTGCTTTCAGCTTGCCTGCAGTCGTGATGATGGCTTGACCTACCTCTATTTCACCGATTTTGTTGCTCTCATCCTGTATTATGTGTCCTCCTTTCTTCACTATTGCTCTAGCAACCCCTCCACCATGCTGTAGTTTTGTATTAGCAGCGTTTACTATTGCGTCTACACTCATTTCCGTTATGTCTCCCTTGTCCAGCTTGATAGTCGTGTTTTTAAATTTCTTTTCCATTTAAGTCCCCTTTTTTATGCTTATAGCAGATGCATTAAAATACTTGTGTTCAAATAAGGGATAGCATGAAATGGCAAGGTAAATCCAGACGTAAGGCAACTGGCGGTCGACTGAGATCGACAAGAAGCAAAAGGAAGCATGAAATGGGACGTGATAGCGTAGAGGCACATATCGGTCCAATCAAGAGATTGAAATTACGTGTAATGGGTGGTGGCGAAAAGATAAGTTTACATCGGGGCGACGTTGCCAATGTCACAGATCCAAAGACCGGCAAGACACAAGTGGTTGAAATCCAAACAGTAGATGCAAATCCAGCAAATCAGCACTATGTTAGGCGAAATATACTTATGAAGGGTGCGGTAATCAGGACCAAATTAGGCAAGGCAAAGATCAACAACCGCCCAGGACAAGATGGAATCGTAAATGCTGTTTTAATCGAGTGAATTGATATCTCCCCTATATTATTTAGGGTTCCTGCAACTTGTCGGGAATTTGGTATTTCTCTATCAATTATAGCTATAATTATCCCATAGCTAGGATTATTCCGAATGTATCCGTAGTTTTTGGAGGTAGTAAAATGTATATAAGTAGGGGTAAAAATCGATTGTTAGCCTGTCCTTAGTTTTATGCCCCTATTTTGAAATTTTGTTAGTGGCAACTGTTTTATTTTAATATTTGACTGTCCAGATTTGATTGTATGGATGATGTGCTGCAAATATTGGTGATTTCATATTACAGACAGACTTTTAAAAAGAGAGCAAATACATATGCAGAAGAAACTTTTAAAGGAATGTTGAAATTAATGAGATGGATATTTCTCTTCTTAATGCCACCATTTCTCGTGACTTTTTACTCTCTTTTTACCATGACTGTTGCAAGCACGACACTCAATATCCCTATCAGGATCATCAAGCCCATCATATTGAGCTCAGGCAATGCCACCGGTGCAGAATAGGGGGTAACGGGTGAGATCACCTCAACATAGAACGAAGTGTAGGAGAGATCATAATATGTAGTTGAGCCGATTGTAAAAGAAGCGTTGCTGTCCACGGTTATAGTTTTGTTTCCAGCATCAGTCCCATATTCTATCGTAAGCGAGAGCGTTACATTTTTTGTAGAACCCGGAGATAAATCGAAATTACTTTCAGAAAAAGAATAATCCCTGATGATGCTATAATCGGGAGAGCTTTCGTTTATGCTGAGCTTCACGTTCTCGGTTACGGTTGATTCAGACATGGCACGGATGGTATATTCGACTTCGTTATCATGTTCACCTGCTTCAGCGTCTATGACATAAGCAGATAACGAAATGCCAGGAGACATTTTATGGATTTGGCCGCTTACATTCACGGGAATAAAAAATGGTAAACTGATTAGGATTGCCATACAAAAACATGCAGTTACAAGTCTACTCATCTGAACTCCACCACTTAATTATATGTTATCTTATAAATGTTTAGGCAATACAAATCGCTCGCATCATCCTGTCACATTAACTGCACCATAATCCTTAGAAGTGCCGAGCGATGCACGGGCAATCGCACAGAATACCTTGTAGCCCGTGCTGGTACCATCAGGTATGTCAACACGAACC carries:
- a CDS encoding DUF2240 family protein; the protein is MTDMMQTVAMPFRKRGKNALTTSEFIFALSLDLGWFSPEQAKEVLNKAKKDGLVSTEDDEISPTFDFKTIEIPLGFRPDLKREQSVFERAIERIMVTGLSRKEAIALVNKKQESLANMVGIEISALLVAKERDIEIEDLIDEIYQSLIDQKGK
- a CDS encoding 30S ribosomal protein S8e; the encoded protein is MKWQGKSRRKATGGRLRSTRSKRKHEMGRDSVEAHIGPIKRLKLRVMGGGEKISLHRGDVANVTDPKTGKTQVVEIQTVDANPANQHYVRRNILMKGAVIRTKLGKAKINNRPGQDGIVNAVLIE
- a CDS encoding macro domain-containing protein; its protein translation is MEKKFKNTTIKLDKGDITEMSVDAIVNAANTKLQHGGGVARAIVKKGGHIIQDESNKIGEIEVGQAIITTAGKLKAKYVIHAVGPQMGEGEEDEKLKNATLNSLRLADEYNVKSIAFPAISTGAFGYPKDKCAKIMIQTAIDYSNIDTGIKTIIFTLIDDRTYNIFQKELGSY